The DNA window CGCCTTTCACCTCGCCGCTGACGTATGGATGCTCGGCGTACTTCTCCCTGCCATTTGGAAGGACTGCATGGCCGATGCGGAGGCCCTCTTTATTCACAATTTCTTCGGGATAATCACGATCGAACGCTATGAATATGTCGAGATCCCCATCCCTGAGGTTGGTACCCTTCGCGTATGATCCAACGATAACAGCTTCAGCCCTCAGCCCGCGTAAAGAACAGATATAGTTTATTTTTGCAACTATATCGGCAGATATCTCCTTTAACTTGCTCTCCTCCTCACTGGTTGGCCGGTACCTGCTGAGTATTTCCTGATAGTTTATCATTTTTGCATCAGGTTCATTATGGCCTGTGCTGGTTCACCGCCTGATGCTTTCAGCGCCTCAATTGCCTTCTCCCTCGAGACGCTTGCCTGATCCATAACGAGCTTTATGTCGTCTTCAGGGAATGATTCCTCCTTCTTCTCTTCAGGCTCCTTGGGAACCTCCCTCATAGTGCCGACGACCTGAAACGTCTTAACGCCCTGAGCTTCTATCATCGTGACCTGTGCGTTATCTATAACGTAATCCTTCGTCTTTCCCTTGAATATTACCTTTGTGACGTCGTCCATTTCGGTGGATTTTATTCCCATCTGCGCCATCAGCCGGCGCATCTCCCTTGAATTCATCCTGCCAGGTATCATTTTAGCACTGATCATTAGATCATAAATAAAGTTGAGTCTTAAAAGACATGAATAGAATTGTGATCAAAACTTGGCGGACAAAAAACCAGGTCGATACAAAAATAAAGATGGTTTGTGATTTACGGGGTTATTTTTATTGCTCTCACAGGGCAGACGCTTTCGCATGCCATGCAGAATATGCAGTCTGATTCCCTGACAGGATCACATTTATCCGTCCTGTACTTGTTCCATTCATCGCTGCCCTTTGCTATCTTGTGGTCATTCCCCGTACCTGATTTACCTGGGTTAAGATTCCACTCATACAGGTTGACAGGGCAGACATCCATGCATGCACCATCTGCAATGCAGCAGTCCCAGTCAACGGCAACATGAGTACCGTGTATGCCCAGCTTAGTGGGATATGGCTTTCCGTCAGCGTCGAGCCTCTGCATGCCTTCGGCTCTCACGTCATGGCCATTGTGCTGACCGGTTACAGGATAATCCTTGTCGTTCTCAAGAAAGTGCTCATCTATGGGCTTTGGCTTGAAATCAAGCTCCTCTAGCTTAACCAAATACACTCACCGACAAGATATTTTATATTTTTATTTAAACTATACGTAAGAGATGGAGAAAATGTTGACAGAGTTCATTCTTCAAATATCCGATTTACAGATCCAATCAATTATAAATGAGTTTTTGACGATTATCTGACATCTAACAACGGTATCGGCAGTGCATGCGCAAATGGCTAAAGTCTTTGTTCCTAACATACATCTGAATCATGACTGATTGAAAAGGTATCGGCGATCATGTATGAGAATTTTAATAAACTTAAATAAACTTGACTGGATTCTCAAGCATGGCAGAGTATCGATTAGATGTGCTGTACAAGGCGGCCGAGGCTCTGATCTGCATGAAAAAATATGAAGATGCGCTCGTTCTCTATGAGAAGTTCGTAAAGGCTTTCCCAGATGTTGCAGGTGGATGGCATGGCCTGGCCATATGCTATGAAGAAACCGGAGAGAGGGAAAAGAGCATCGAACCATACAGGAAGGCGCTTGAACTGTACCTGAGGGATGCGAAGACCGAGGCCGGCAGAATGCGTAGATCCTTTCTCTGGGGAGGATGGTGTGCGATCAAGCTGAATATGAATCAGCTGGCGCTTGAGATGATGGAAGAAGCTGTCAAAGAAGACCAAAATTATGCATACGCGTATCTTTCACTTGCAATAGCTTCAGCCAGAACCGGGGATAAAGATAGAGCTCTGATCTCCAAGAGGAGATATCTTGATCTCGTCGGAGAAAAACCCTATGAGAAGAGAGAATGTGAGGGTCTAGAAATGCTCAATGAGGCAAAGGAAGAGGCATCCGGCTGGCTCAGATCATTCATCTTATCTGTTCTTGACAAATGCCATAAAGAATCAGAAATCTGCCAAAGCTTAGGAGAAACATGATCTGCCATCGCAGAATATTATGAAAGAAAAACCCCATCCTTGTCAGCTTAGCCCGCATATGAATCAGATGGTGAATGCAGAATAATCCTTATGATCTTTGTTTACCATATGCCGTGGGCCGGGATCGAACCAGCGACCTCCAGATCTTCAGTCTGGCGCTCTCCCAACTGAGCTACCACGGCTCATAATATGCCGTCCTGATGCATCGATCCTTCATGTCCGATCATCTGACACTGCAGAAGATCGATCATGGCATCCTCTCAATCTCACATGATCGGCCATTCAGGTGTGAGCGTATGGTATATATCTTTATCAATTTTTCCACAGCATGCGTCATCTATGCATTCACCGGCATTTTGGAAGTATTGCGGAATAACCTCAATTGGCCTCTGCTGAAGCTTTCTGCTGATCGCCGCTATGGATCTCAATTAGCTGATCCCTGATTATCTTTCCTGCAGGACTCCTCGGTATCTTCTTGACCGCGATGTATTTCTGAGGCCTAAGATACGGCGGGAATCTGCTTTCGAAAAATCTTTTGATGCCGTTGACATCTTCGGTTACCACATATGCCACCAGTACAGGAAGCCCACCTTCATAGCGCATGCCTATCGCTATATCATTCACGCCGGAACTCTTAGTTGCTGCAACCTCTATTGGTTCCGGGTCGATGAGGCTCCCATTTATGATCATCCTCCTCGTTCTCTCCAGATGAAGGCCACCGCCCGCATCAATATATCCAAGATCACCGGTATTGTAGTACTGTGATTCTGCACCCATGAACCTGCCAGGGGAAACCTCTATGAAGCCCATTTCGCCAAGCTGGACATCCTTGCCTGATCTGTCGGTTATCCTTATCTTTACATTTGGCAGCGGTTTTCCGATGCTGCCGTCGTATTCCGAATCAAGCGGGCTTATCGTTACGGCACCGCATGACTCAGTCATATCGAAGCCGACCTTTATGGTGCGGCCGGTTGCGCTTCTGAATCTGTCCATGAACTCTGGGGCGAAATCCTCACCTATCATGAACAGGAACCTGATAGTCTTTGGAATGCCTATCTTCTTCTCAACTATCTGGCGGTAGAGATGCGAGTTGCCAACGACCATGTTGCTCTCCAGCCTGCCAGCCAGCTTCATGGATGTCTGCCCGTCCATATAGTCAGGAACCAGGTTCACCGTTCCAGCGTTCATCAGCGCGGTGAAGAGAAACTGCAGCGTTGACATATGGTAGAGGGAGGATGATATCAGCATGTTCTTTCTGAAGCCATCAAGGTAGGTAGATAGATCAGCGATGGCAGACATGATGTCCTTATTTCTGATGAGTACAGGCGATTCCATCTTCCTGGTTTTCTTCACTATAAATGTGTCATCTGGGCTTCTGTCCCTATCGTATTGGCCGTATCTATCGAAGATCAGATCCGACAGCTTGTGTACGCCTGGTCTGGATGAAAGATCACGCCGCTCGCCTAGGTATTCCCTGAAATAATATTTCAGAGATGTGCCATAGGGCGCAAGGTCCTCATCCCTTATCAGGAACATGTCCCTGAAGTTGAATTCCTGGTAATTCATCATGTAGTCGCTTGCTATTACGTACTGGCAGTCATATGCCTCAGGCGATTCTCCCGGCCTCAAAAGTGCCGCCTCAAGGCCCATTGAATTGATGGCCAGTAGCGAAATCACAAACTGTGGAGAGTTTCCCGCGATGATCGCGATGCGTCCAGACACACCCATCTCTTCCAGATTATGTGCCAGAGAATCCGCCATGGCCCTGATGTCATGATACGTTAGCGGCTTCCCCAGAAAGTATATGGCCACCTTGCTCTGGTTGTCCTCCGATACCTTTGCGAACGCGTCGTACAGGCTCTGATCCATGCCGGGAACCATGCCTGTATTAGTTTTCATCTATATTTTAATGTATTTATCCATGACGGCCGGTATTTCGCCTATCATATCCGTTATGGTATACCAGTATCCGTGTTTCGCATGTGCCGCATCGCCTATGGCCTTGTTCAGGTATGTTCCCATGAGGCAGGATCTTATGGGATCTATGGATTTGGCCAGGAACGATGATATAAGCCCGGCCAGCAGGTCGCCTGTACCGCCCATGGTCATCCTCGGATTTCCGCCTTTTGAATAGTAAACGTCCTTTCCGTCCGTTATAACATCCACCTGCCCCTTGAGTACAACGATTAGGCCCTTCTTCTTTGCAAATGCCACGGCATTCTCCTCCGTAGGTTCCATGCCTGATATCCGCCTGAATTCGCCCTTATGCGGCGTTATGATCACTGTCTTGCCCTGGAAGCTTCCCTGATACTCGCCCACAACGTTCAGAGCATCGGCATCCACGACCATCGGTATCTTCGATTCCAGTATTATCTTTCTAGCAGCATCCATGGCCTCCGCAGATCTGCCCATGCCCGGGCCAA is part of the Thermoplasma sp. Kam2015 genome and encodes:
- a CDS encoding nascent polypeptide-associated complex protein — protein: MIPGRMNSREMRRLMAQMGIKSTEMDDVTKVIFKGKTKDYVIDNAQVTMIEAQGVKTFQVVGTMREVPKEPEEKKEESFPEDDIKLVMDQASVSREKAIEALKASGGEPAQAIMNLMQK
- the zfx gene encoding zinc-containing ferredoxin; this encodes MVKLEELDFKPKPIDEHFLENDKDYPVTGQHNGHDVRAEGMQRLDADGKPYPTKLGIHGTHVAVDWDCCIADGACMDVCPVNLYEWNLNPGKSGTGNDHKIAKGSDEWNKYRTDKCDPVRESDCIFCMACESVCPVRAIKITP
- a CDS encoding tetratricopeptide repeat protein, with amino-acid sequence MAEYRLDVLYKAAEALICMKKYEDALVLYEKFVKAFPDVAGGWHGLAICYEETGEREKSIEPYRKALELYLRDAKTEAGRMRRSFLWGGWCAIKLNMNQLALEMMEEAVKEDQNYAYAYLSLAIASARTGDKDRALISKRRYLDLVGEKPYEKRECEGLEMLNEAKEEASGWLRSFILSVLDKCHKESEICQSLGET
- a CDS encoding class I adenylate-forming enzyme family protein, which encodes MKTNTGMVPGMDQSLYDAFAKVSEDNQSKVAIYFLGKPLTYHDIRAMADSLAHNLEEMGVSGRIAIIAGNSPQFVISLLAINSMGLEAALLRPGESPEAYDCQYVIASDYMMNYQEFNFRDMFLIRDEDLAPYGTSLKYYFREYLGERRDLSSRPGVHKLSDLIFDRYGQYDRDRSPDDTFIVKKTRKMESPVLIRNKDIMSAIADLSTYLDGFRKNMLISSSLYHMSTLQFLFTALMNAGTVNLVPDYMDGQTSMKLAGRLESNMVVGNSHLYRQIVEKKIGIPKTIRFLFMIGEDFAPEFMDRFRSATGRTIKVGFDMTESCGAVTISPLDSEYDGSIGKPLPNVKIRITDRSGKDVQLGEMGFIEVSPGRFMGAESQYYNTGDLGYIDAGGGLHLERTRRMIINGSLIDPEPIEVAATKSSGVNDIAIGMRYEGGLPVLVAYVVTEDVNGIKRFFESRFPPYLRPQKYIAVKKIPRSPAGKIIRDQLIEIHSGDQQKASAEAN